A DNA window from Anaerocolumna sp. AGMB13020 contains the following coding sequences:
- a CDS encoding Ig-like domain-containing protein: MNLQKKLLKVLMFTLLLSFTFIMPKSVQAAESASESNEVTLDYTMAVDDKFNLYISESDNEAGTLITSGSLWHNVLSGNIKLSSNKKYYLHIEATDTDGIAGFAGKFTLNGYGLKFANNSTTLLSNIDTFKVSKTGFGKGYTTPTITNSSYDDVRVYSLKPAKWIWTKNGNDTIGNRYFSAEILPDNTQSIVASATGSAIGVDLSWTSVENAISYNIKRSTTQGGPYTAVATDLTTNSYVDKSAIAGTTYYYVITAKLSDTQSIDSNEVSASPLKANNVLKLVLEKNEVKQLSVSEDLEDNTELIWTSSDATVATVDANGKVKALKPGDTVITCTSEDGEYTDTINVLVVDLDYQLAVDLLIGEKCRLTVDDAKDTAKVTWTVNDPTIATVTSKGKVTAVGEGLTFITATDEDGKEIGKIFIRVRITE, translated from the coding sequence ATGAATTTACAAAAGAAACTATTGAAAGTTTTAATGTTTACCTTGTTGCTAAGTTTCACTTTTATAATGCCTAAGAGCGTTCAGGCTGCAGAGTCAGCAAGTGAAAGTAATGAAGTGACATTAGATTATACAATGGCAGTTGATGACAAATTTAATCTTTACATTAGTGAATCAGATAATGAAGCAGGTACGCTTATAACAAGTGGAAGTCTATGGCATAATGTTCTAAGCGGAAATATAAAATTATCAAGCAATAAAAAATATTATCTGCATATTGAGGCTACAGATACAGACGGCATAGCCGGATTTGCTGGAAAGTTTACTTTAAATGGATATGGATTAAAGTTTGCGAATAATAGTACGACATTGTTAAGTAACATAGATACGTTTAAGGTAAGTAAAACTGGATTCGGTAAAGGGTATACAACTCCAACTATTACTAATAGTTCATACGATGATGTAAGAGTATATAGCTTAAAACCGGCTAAGTGGATTTGGACCAAAAATGGTAATGATACCATAGGAAATAGATACTTCTCAGCAGAAATATTACCAGATAACACACAGAGTATTGTTGCATCTGCTACAGGAAGTGCTATAGGAGTTGATTTATCTTGGACATCAGTCGAAAATGCAATAAGCTATAATATCAAAAGATCAACTACACAAGGTGGACCATATACAGCAGTAGCTACTGACTTGACTACAAATAGTTATGTTGATAAAAGTGCAATTGCTGGAACAACTTATTACTACGTAATAACTGCAAAATTATCTGATACTCAAAGCATTGATTCAAATGAAGTATCAGCTTCTCCATTAAAAGCAAATAATGTATTAAAATTAGTTCTTGAAAAGAATGAAGTAAAGCAGCTTAGTGTCAGTGAAGATCTAGAAGATAACACAGAATTAATTTGGACATCATCTGATGCAACCGTAGCTACAGTCGATGCTAATGGTAAGGTTAAAGCATTAAAGCCAGGTGATACTGTTATTACTTGCACAAGTGAAGATGGAGAATACACAGATACAATAAATGTATTGGTTGTAGACTTGGATTATCAGTTAGCTGTTGATTTACTTATCGGTGAAAAATGCAGGCTGACAGTAGATGATGCGAAAGATACAGCAAAGGTAACATGGACAGTTAATGATCCTACAATTGCAACCGTAACAAGCAAAGGCAAGGTTACTGCAGTGGGTGAAGGTTTAACATTCATCACAGCTACTGATGAAGATGGTAAAGAGATTGGAAAAATCTTTATAAGAGTAAGAATTACGGAATAA
- a CDS encoding LysM peptidoglycan-binding domain-containing protein, translating into MTIYVVKSGDTISSIAAQFDVTPTRIITDNQLTNANNLLVGQSLVIQFTEVTHTVVEGDTLFGIAQQYEVTPTRILQNNPWIADTESLIPGTTIVIAFRRDENFGDIVINGYAYPFIDRTVLRKTLPFLTYLSLFNYGFTPEGELIPIDDSELIQIARDYNVAPLMVLAPMDETGNFNTEIAHNMFINPEGQANLIDNILTTIQAKNYSGIDIDFEFIQPEDKEGFINFIAAVHAALEPLGYIVTVALAPKTSGDQPGLLYQAHDYPRIGAIADKVLLMTYEWGYT; encoded by the coding sequence ATGACAATTTATGTCGTTAAATCGGGTGATACCATTTCTTCCATCGCTGCACAGTTCGATGTAACACCGACAAGGATTATAACCGATAATCAACTTACTAATGCCAACAATTTACTTGTCGGCCAAAGCCTGGTTATCCAGTTTACCGAAGTGACTCATACAGTTGTGGAAGGTGATACTCTTTTTGGTATAGCGCAGCAATATGAAGTAACGCCTACCAGAATTCTGCAGAACAATCCTTGGATTGCCGATACAGAGTCGCTCATTCCAGGGACGACTATTGTTATCGCATTCCGCCGTGACGAAAACTTTGGGGATATTGTAATAAACGGCTACGCTTATCCTTTTATCGATCGTACTGTATTACGCAAGACTCTTCCCTTTCTCACCTATCTTTCTCTGTTCAACTACGGCTTCACGCCAGAAGGAGAATTAATCCCTATTGATGACAGTGAACTCATTCAAATAGCCAGAGATTATAATGTCGCACCCCTTATGGTATTAGCCCCTATGGACGAGACCGGTAATTTCAACACTGAAATTGCGCATAATATGTTCATTAACCCAGAAGGTCAAGCGAATCTAATTGATAATATACTTACCACCATTCAAGCCAAAAACTACAGTGGGATAGATATCGATTTTGAGTTTATACAGCCTGAAGACAAAGAAGGATTTATTAATTTCATTGCCGCTGTTCATGCAGCATTAGAACCCTTGGGGTATATTGTAACAGTTGCGTTAGCACCTAAGACTTCCGGAGATCAGCCTGGTTTGTTATATCAGGCTCATGATTATCCCCGTATTGGTGCTATTGCGGATAAGGTATTATTAATGACCTATGAATGGGGTTATACATAA
- a CDS encoding tyrosine-type recombinase/integrase, with protein sequence MNTVEPIREKAVVKDIHDYLKSRNARDVLMFAMGVYTGLRISDILNLRVRDVRMKEFISIREKKTHKEKLIPINNFLRGQIDEYIQGKKDFEFIFKSPHKPNSYYIYQRRIYV encoded by the coding sequence TTGAACACTGTTGAACCAATAAGAGAGAAAGCCGTAGTAAAAGATATTCACGACTATCTAAAATCCAGAAATGCAAGAGATGTCCTTATGTTTGCGATGGGTGTATACACAGGGCTACGAATATCAGATATACTTAATTTAAGAGTAAGAGATGTTCGCATGAAAGAATTTATCAGTATCCGAGAGAAAAAAACTCATAAGGAGAAATTAATTCCAATCAATAATTTTCTGAGAGGACAAATAGATGAATATATTCAAGGGAAAAAAGACTTTGAATTTATATTTAAATCACCACATAAGCCGAACTCGTATTACATATATCAAAGACGGATTTATGTATAA